The following proteins come from a genomic window of Achromobacter deleyi:
- a CDS encoding CaiB/BaiF CoA transferase family protein: MAPKLPDAGALAGCKVIDLSRVLGGPYCTQILADHGADVLKIEPPGGDETRGWGPPFLGDTASYFVGVNRNKRGMTLDLSQAAGQELLRHLLADADVLVENFKPGTLEKWGLGYDTLSERFPKLIHCRVSGFGADGPLGGLPGYDACAQAMCGLMSVNGEADGDATRVGLPVVDMVTGLNAAVAILLALNERARSGLGQFLDITLYDCALSLLHPHAPNYFYSGKTPGRSGNAHPNIAPYETLPTASGPIFLAVGNNRQFAQLAQVLEAPALATDPRYAANADRLAHRQALRDELTALLAHHEAAALADRLLRAGVPAAAVQTVDQALAHPHTRHRGMVLEQDDYRGVGSPIKLSRTPATLRRLPPDLAPTEP; the protein is encoded by the coding sequence ATGGCTCCCAAGCTCCCCGACGCCGGCGCCCTCGCCGGCTGCAAAGTGATCGACCTGTCGCGCGTGCTGGGCGGTCCGTACTGCACCCAGATCCTGGCCGACCACGGCGCCGACGTGCTCAAGATCGAGCCGCCCGGCGGCGACGAGACGCGCGGCTGGGGGCCGCCTTTCCTGGGCGATACCGCGTCGTACTTCGTCGGCGTCAACCGCAACAAGCGCGGCATGACGCTGGACCTGTCGCAGGCGGCGGGCCAAGAGCTGCTGCGCCACCTGCTGGCCGACGCCGACGTGCTGGTCGAGAACTTCAAACCCGGCACGCTGGAGAAGTGGGGCCTGGGCTACGACACCTTGAGCGAACGCTTTCCGAAACTGATCCACTGCCGCGTCAGCGGCTTCGGCGCCGACGGTCCGCTGGGCGGCCTGCCCGGCTACGACGCCTGCGCGCAGGCCATGTGCGGGCTGATGAGCGTGAACGGCGAAGCCGACGGCGACGCCACCCGCGTCGGACTGCCGGTGGTCGACATGGTGACGGGCCTGAACGCGGCGGTGGCGATCCTGCTGGCATTGAACGAGCGCGCGCGCAGCGGGCTGGGCCAGTTCCTCGACATCACGCTGTACGACTGCGCGCTGTCGCTGCTGCACCCGCACGCGCCCAACTATTTCTACAGCGGCAAGACCCCGGGCCGCAGCGGCAACGCGCATCCGAACATCGCGCCCTACGAGACCCTGCCCACCGCCAGCGGCCCGATCTTCCTGGCGGTCGGCAACAACCGCCAGTTCGCGCAGCTGGCGCAAGTGCTGGAGGCGCCGGCGCTGGCCACGGACCCGCGCTATGCCGCCAACGCCGACCGGCTGGCGCACCGCCAGGCCCTGCGCGACGAGCTGACCGCCCTGCTCGCGCATCACGAGGCGGCGGCGCTGGCCGACCGCCTGCTGCGCGCCGGCGTGCCGGCCGCGGCCGTGCAGACCGTGGACCAGGCGCTGGCGCACCCGCACACGCGCCATCGCGGCATGGTGCTGGAACAGGACGACTACCGCGGCGTCGGCTCGCCGATCAAGCTGTCGCGCACGCCCGCCACGCTGCGTCGCCTGCCGCCCGACCTGGCGCCTACGGAACCCTGA
- a CDS encoding tripartite tricarboxylate transporter substrate binding protein BugE, translated as MTKVRSLAVAIALAVGTIGASAAHAADKYPNKPIRVIVPFAPGGSTDIIARLVTQRMSQELGQPMVVENKGGAGGAIGAAEAARAAPDGYTLSIATVSTMAVNPACRPNDLPYDPIKDFQAVTNFANTANVVAVNPKFPAKDFKGFVEELKKNPGKYSYGSSGTCGVLHLMGESFKMATGTDIVHVPYKGSGPAVADAVGGQIEIIFDNLPSSMPQIQAGKLNAMAIAWPDNIASLKGVPNFKEAGFPVLNQPVWYGLLAPKGTPMDVVNKLRDAAVVALKDPKVIKALDDQGSAPSGNTPEEFAKEIKEQYDWAKDVVKKQNIKLD; from the coding sequence ATGACTAAAGTTCGCTCCCTCGCGGTCGCCATCGCGCTGGCCGTCGGCACCATCGGTGCGTCGGCCGCGCATGCCGCCGACAAGTACCCCAACAAGCCGATCCGCGTCATCGTCCCGTTCGCACCCGGCGGCTCCACCGACATCATCGCGCGCCTCGTGACGCAGCGCATGAGCCAGGAACTGGGCCAGCCGATGGTCGTGGAAAACAAGGGCGGCGCCGGTGGCGCCATCGGCGCGGCCGAAGCCGCGCGCGCCGCGCCGGACGGCTACACGCTGTCGATCGCCACCGTCTCGACGATGGCCGTCAACCCGGCGTGCCGCCCCAACGACCTGCCCTACGATCCGATCAAGGACTTCCAGGCCGTCACCAACTTCGCCAACACCGCCAACGTGGTCGCGGTGAACCCGAAGTTCCCGGCCAAGGACTTCAAGGGCTTCGTCGAGGAACTCAAGAAGAACCCCGGCAAGTACTCGTACGGCAGCTCGGGCACGTGCGGCGTGCTGCACCTGATGGGCGAGTCGTTCAAGATGGCCACGGGCACCGACATCGTGCACGTGCCCTACAAGGGTTCGGGCCCGGCCGTGGCCGACGCCGTTGGCGGCCAGATCGAAATCATCTTCGACAACCTGCCGTCCTCGATGCCGCAGATCCAGGCCGGCAAGCTGAACGCCATGGCCATCGCCTGGCCCGACAACATCGCCTCGCTCAAGGGCGTGCCGAACTTCAAGGAAGCCGGCTTCCCGGTGCTGAACCAGCCCGTCTGGTACGGCCTGCTGGCGCCCAAGGGCACCCCGATGGACGTCGTCAACAAGCTGCGCGACGCCGCCGTCGTTGCCCTGAAGGACCCCAAGGTCATCAAGGCGCTGGACGACCAGGGCTCGGCCCCGTCGGGCAACACGCCGGAAGAGTTCGCCAAGGAAATCAAGGAACAGTACGACTGGGCGAAGGACGTCGTGAAGAAGCAGAACATCAAGCTGGACTGA
- a CDS encoding AEC family transporter, which translates to MSVALLVFPDFMLVALGWALRHKLDFSREFFAGAERLVYFVLFPALLFQSILRTPISAGNAAILLQATAAVIISGVALSWLAGLVLKPSSLGLASSAQCGFRFNTYIGLALSASLGGAQGQTVMALIIGFAVPMANVAAVYGLARHNGGNLLRELARNPLVVSTLAGLACNLAGLQLPGPVDTVLARLGAAAIALGILCVGASLSWEGGKGYGGLIAWMLAVKLVALPLVALGVARLLGLAPMEARMLLLFAALPTASAAYVLAMRMGGDGRMVAVLISLGTLFSALTIPAWVLLVGSA; encoded by the coding sequence ATGTCGGTCGCACTGCTGGTTTTCCCTGATTTCATGCTGGTCGCGCTGGGTTGGGCGCTGCGCCACAAACTGGATTTCTCGCGCGAGTTCTTCGCCGGCGCCGAGCGCCTGGTGTACTTCGTGCTGTTCCCCGCGCTGCTGTTCCAGTCCATCCTGCGCACGCCGATCAGCGCCGGCAATGCCGCAATACTGTTGCAGGCGACGGCGGCGGTGATCATCTCCGGCGTGGCGCTGTCGTGGCTCGCCGGCCTCGTGCTCAAGCCCTCCTCGCTGGGACTGGCGTCATCGGCGCAATGCGGCTTCCGCTTCAACACGTATATCGGACTGGCCCTATCGGCCAGCCTGGGCGGCGCGCAGGGGCAGACGGTGATGGCGCTGATCATCGGGTTCGCGGTGCCGATGGCGAACGTGGCGGCGGTGTACGGACTGGCGCGCCACAACGGCGGCAACCTGCTGCGCGAGCTGGCGCGCAATCCGCTGGTGGTGTCGACGCTGGCGGGGCTGGCGTGCAATCTCGCGGGGCTGCAGCTGCCGGGGCCGGTGGACACGGTGCTGGCGCGGCTGGGCGCGGCGGCGATCGCGCTGGGGATTCTCTGCGTGGGGGCCAGCCTGTCGTGGGAGGGCGGCAAGGGTTATGGCGGCTTGATCGCGTGGATGCTGGCGGTGAAGCTGGTGGCGTTGCCGCTGGTGGCGCTGGGCGTGGCCAGGTTGCTGGGGCTGGCGCCGATGGAGGCGCGGATGCTGTTGCTGTTCGCGGCGTTGCCGACGGCTTCGGCGGCTTATGTGTTGGCGATGCGGATGGGGGGAGATGGGAGGATGGTGGCTGTGCTCATTTCTCTGGGGACGTTGTTTTCTGCGTTGACGATTCCTGCTTGGGTGTTGTTGGTGGGGAGTGCTTAG
- a CDS encoding APC family permease: MATNDAPDAAQQSAPLKRVMGPKLLLLFIVGDILGTGVYALTGQVAKEVGGAAWLPFLVAFGVALLTALSYLELVTKYPKAAGAALYVHKAFGVHFLTFIVCFTVMCSGLTSAATASQAFAANLFAAFGIEADKAWITTGALGFMALVMLVNLRGASESVRANVVLTLIELSGLLMVILLGFYAMSEGQADFSRVIAFDTPEDKSVFLAVTSATALAFFAMVGFEDSVNMAEETHNPSRIFPKVMLTGLGLTAVIYVLVSICAVALVPVGELASSSTPLVLVVKRAAPGLPVEYIMPVISMFAVANSALINMMMASRLLYGMSRQGVLPAFLAHVHRRNQTPWTAILFTTALAFGLIILVALADSEAIRALGGTTALLLLGVFAFVNVAVLVLRRDQVKHEHFRINRIVPWLGAAACLFLVTPLTGRDVIQYQVAGWLLLLGVVMWGLTYLARSREDKMRLDPSALE; this comes from the coding sequence ATGGCCACGAACGATGCCCCGGACGCCGCGCAGCAAAGCGCCCCGCTCAAGCGGGTGATGGGTCCCAAACTGTTGTTGCTGTTCATCGTCGGCGACATCCTCGGCACCGGCGTCTACGCCCTGACCGGGCAGGTCGCCAAGGAAGTCGGCGGCGCGGCCTGGCTGCCGTTCCTGGTGGCCTTCGGCGTGGCGCTGCTGACCGCGCTGTCGTACCTGGAACTGGTCACCAAGTATCCGAAAGCGGCGGGCGCCGCGCTCTACGTGCACAAGGCGTTCGGCGTGCACTTCCTGACCTTCATCGTCTGCTTCACCGTGATGTGCTCGGGCCTGACCTCGGCCGCGACCGCGTCGCAGGCCTTCGCGGCCAACCTGTTCGCGGCCTTCGGCATCGAGGCCGACAAGGCCTGGATCACCACCGGCGCGCTGGGCTTCATGGCGCTGGTGATGCTGGTGAACCTGCGCGGCGCCTCCGAGAGCGTGCGCGCCAACGTGGTGCTGACCCTGATCGAACTGTCGGGCCTGCTGATGGTGATCCTGCTGGGCTTCTACGCCATGTCGGAAGGCCAGGCCGATTTCTCGCGCGTCATCGCCTTCGACACGCCCGAAGACAAGAGCGTGTTCCTGGCGGTCACCTCGGCCACGGCGCTGGCATTCTTCGCCATGGTCGGCTTCGAGGACTCGGTCAACATGGCCGAGGAGACCCACAACCCCAGCCGTATTTTCCCCAAGGTGATGCTGACCGGCCTGGGGCTGACGGCGGTGATCTACGTGCTGGTGTCGATCTGCGCGGTGGCGCTGGTGCCGGTGGGCGAGCTGGCCAGCAGCAGCACGCCGCTGGTGCTGGTGGTCAAGCGCGCCGCGCCGGGCCTGCCGGTGGAATACATCATGCCGGTGATCTCGATGTTCGCCGTGGCCAACTCGGCGCTCATCAACATGATGATGGCCAGCCGCCTGCTGTACGGCATGTCGCGCCAGGGCGTGCTGCCGGCCTTCCTGGCGCACGTGCATCGCCGCAACCAGACGCCGTGGACGGCCATCCTGTTCACCACCGCGCTGGCCTTCGGCCTGATCATCCTGGTGGCGCTGGCCGACTCCGAAGCCATCCGCGCGCTGGGCGGCACCACCGCCCTGCTGCTGCTGGGCGTGTTCGCCTTCGTCAACGTCGCGGTGCTGGTGCTGCGCCGCGACCAGGTCAAGCACGAGCATTTCCGCATCAACCGCATCGTGCCGTGGCTGGGCGCCGCCGCCTGCCTGTTCCTGGTGACGCCGCTGACCGGCCGCGACGTGATCCAGTACCAGGTGGCCGGCTGGCTGCTGCTGCTCGGCGTGGTGATGTGGGGCCTGACCTACCTGGCGCGCAGCCGCGAGGACAAGATGCGGCTGGATCCGTCAGCGCTGGAGTAA
- a CDS encoding LysR family transcriptional regulator: MRLRHIEIFEAIRRTGSLTQAAAALHITQPAASKLLASAEAQLGFKLFERVKGRLVATREADILTPEVARLNQDLDSVRRLAASLRDRPHAHLRLGCAPALGLGLLPGVVRDSRAAQPGLTFDIHTHHSTELVRGMLTRELDLAVTFDTRDTPGLERIELGHTELVHLGRGPGGDGPLALADIAGDALILLDASDASGALLRMALDAQGLDPHAAVRVQTHYVACALAQAGAGDAIVDAITAQAMLRPDMRLRRLSPALRVPISVLARSQDPLSALHHDLIDRLRAACDASQAALGA; encoded by the coding sequence ATGCGCCTGCGCCACATCGAGATCTTCGAAGCGATCCGCCGCACCGGCTCCCTGACCCAGGCCGCGGCGGCGCTGCACATCACCCAGCCCGCCGCCAGCAAGCTGCTGGCGAGCGCCGAGGCGCAGTTGGGCTTCAAGCTGTTCGAGCGCGTCAAGGGCCGCCTGGTGGCCACGCGCGAGGCCGACATCCTGACGCCCGAAGTGGCGCGCCTGAACCAGGACCTGGACAGCGTGCGCCGGCTGGCCGCCAGCCTGCGCGACCGGCCCCACGCACACTTGCGGCTGGGATGCGCCCCGGCGCTGGGGCTGGGCCTGCTGCCGGGCGTGGTGCGCGACAGCCGCGCGGCCCAGCCCGGCCTGACCTTCGACATCCACACGCACCACAGTACCGAACTGGTGCGCGGCATGCTGACGCGCGAACTCGACCTGGCCGTGACCTTCGACACCCGCGACACGCCGGGCCTGGAACGCATCGAGCTGGGCCATACCGAACTGGTGCACCTGGGCCGCGGCCCCGGCGGCGACGGCCCGCTGGCGCTGGCCGACATCGCCGGTGACGCGTTGATCCTGCTGGACGCCAGCGACGCCTCCGGCGCACTGCTGCGGATGGCGCTGGATGCGCAGGGCCTGGACCCGCACGCCGCCGTACGCGTGCAGACCCATTACGTGGCCTGCGCGCTGGCCCAGGCCGGCGCGGGCGACGCCATCGTCGATGCCATCACGGCCCAGGCCATGCTGCGCCCCGACATGCGCCTGCGGCGGCTGTCGCCGGCCCTGCGCGTGCCGATCAGCGTGCTGGCGCGCAGCCAGGACCCGCTGTCGGCGCTGCACCACGACCTGATCGACCGGCTGCGCGCGGCCTGCGACGCCAGCCAGGCGGCGCTGGGCGCGTAG
- a CDS encoding tyrosine-type recombinase/integrase yields the protein MAKIKLTKSAVDAARPQAQAIELRDTVVPGFLCKITPAGRKVFMLQYRTNAGERRKPALGQYGELTVEQARVMAQEWLAEVRRGGDPSSAKNAARKAPTMKEYCHTFMEDYSKQRNKPSTQRGYQGVIDRCIIPILGRMKVQDVKRPDVAALMKKLAYKPAEANRTFGVLRKMFNLAEVWGLRPDGTNPCRHVPMYPPGKETRLIVDDELVRIFRQLEKLEAEGLENYVTPLAIRLQFEFAARRSEICPLEWSWIDLEKRRVVWPDSKTGGISKPMSEEAYRLLSTAPHLEGCPYVLPSPNDPNRHLTHGEHYGGWKRVLKAAGVPHVGTHGIRHRSTTDIANSGVPTKVGMKLTGHKTVAMFMHYVHTEDKPVREAAELVASRRQTIVGARQRQPQEAVA from the coding sequence ATGGCGAAGATCAAGCTCACCAAGTCCGCAGTCGATGCGGCAAGGCCCCAGGCGCAGGCCATCGAACTGCGGGATACCGTGGTGCCCGGCTTCCTGTGCAAGATCACCCCGGCGGGCCGCAAGGTGTTCATGCTCCAATACCGCACGAACGCGGGCGAGCGCCGCAAGCCCGCCTTGGGCCAGTATGGGGAACTGACCGTCGAGCAGGCCCGCGTCATGGCGCAGGAGTGGCTGGCCGAGGTACGCCGGGGTGGCGACCCCAGCTCGGCCAAGAACGCCGCCCGAAAAGCTCCGACGATGAAGGAGTATTGCCACACCTTCATGGAGGACTATTCCAAGCAGCGCAACAAGCCCAGCACGCAGCGCGGCTATCAGGGGGTCATCGACCGTTGCATTATCCCGATCCTGGGACGGATGAAGGTGCAGGATGTGAAGCGCCCGGACGTGGCCGCGTTGATGAAGAAGCTGGCCTACAAGCCGGCCGAGGCGAACCGCACCTTCGGCGTGCTGCGCAAGATGTTCAACCTGGCCGAAGTGTGGGGGCTGCGCCCGGACGGCACGAATCCGTGCCGTCACGTCCCGATGTATCCGCCGGGCAAGGAAACCCGGCTCATCGTGGACGATGAACTGGTGCGGATCTTCCGCCAGTTGGAGAAGCTGGAGGCGGAAGGGTTGGAGAACTACGTCACCCCACTGGCGATCCGGCTGCAATTCGAGTTTGCGGCCCGGCGCTCCGAAATCTGCCCGCTCGAATGGAGCTGGATTGATCTGGAAAAGCGCCGCGTGGTGTGGCCCGACAGCAAGACCGGCGGCATCTCCAAGCCCATGAGCGAGGAAGCCTATCGGCTGCTGTCCACCGCGCCGCACCTGGAAGGCTGCCCCTACGTTCTGCCGTCACCCAATGACCCGAACCGGCATCTGACCCACGGCGAGCACTATGGCGGCTGGAAGCGCGTACTCAAGGCCGCTGGCGTGCCGCACGTCGGCACGCACGGCATCCGCCATCGCTCGACCACCGACATTGCCAATTCCGGCGTGCCTACCAAAGTGGGCATGAAGCTGACGGGCCACAAGACCGTGGCGATGTTCATGCACTACGTCCACACCGAGGACAAGCCGGTGCGCGAGGCGGCCGAGCTGGTGGCCAGCCGGCGCCAAACGATCGTTGGCGCGCGACAGCGCCAGCCCCAGGAGGCCGTAGCATGA
- a CDS encoding PDDEXK nuclease domain-containing protein, with translation MNNKTLSAKAAKGAAVPAGYAGIHGGIVELLDAARRATARSVNALMTASYWEIGRRIVEAEQQGKRRAGYGEQLIERLSADLTAQFGRGFSRPNLQQMRSFFLTWPIRQTVSSESSPAPSPGRSLLVQGRPARLDKLAQVFPLPWSAYVRLLMVKDDHARQFYEAEALRGGWSVRQLDRQIGSQFYERTALSKNKAAMLVKGAVPTPADAVTTADAIKDPYVLEFLDLKDEYSESDLEQALIRRLEDFLLELGDGFSFVGKQRRLRIDQTWYRVDLLFFHRKLRCLVIIDLKLGSLTHADVGQMHMYCNYAKEHWTFPEENPPVGLILCADKGHALARYALEGLPSKVMAANYRMVLPDAEVLQKELENTRRLIESRVTILPKKRKR, from the coding sequence ATGAACAACAAGACACTTTCCGCAAAGGCAGCCAAGGGCGCCGCCGTGCCTGCCGGCTACGCCGGCATCCACGGCGGCATCGTGGAGCTGCTTGATGCCGCCCGTCGCGCGACGGCGCGCAGCGTCAATGCGCTGATGACGGCCAGCTATTGGGAAATCGGTCGCCGCATCGTGGAGGCCGAGCAGCAGGGCAAGCGGCGAGCGGGGTATGGCGAACAGTTGATCGAACGGCTGTCTGCCGACCTGACCGCGCAGTTCGGGCGCGGGTTCAGCCGCCCGAACTTGCAGCAGATGCGCTCGTTCTTCCTGACCTGGCCAATTCGCCAGACAGTGTCTAGCGAATCTTCCCCCGCGCCGTCACCGGGGCGCTCCCTGCTGGTGCAGGGCCGTCCCGCGCGGCTGGACAAACTGGCCCAGGTCTTCCCGCTGCCGTGGTCGGCCTATGTGCGGCTGCTGATGGTCAAGGATGACCATGCACGCCAGTTCTATGAGGCCGAAGCCCTGCGCGGCGGCTGGAGCGTGCGCCAGCTCGACCGGCAGATCGGCAGCCAGTTCTACGAACGCACGGCGCTGTCGAAGAACAAGGCGGCGATGCTGGTCAAGGGCGCCGTGCCGACGCCGGCCGATGCCGTCACGACCGCTGATGCGATCAAAGACCCCTATGTGCTGGAGTTCCTCGACCTCAAGGACGAGTATTCCGAATCCGATCTTGAACAAGCCTTGATCCGGCGACTTGAGGACTTCCTGCTTGAACTTGGCGATGGCTTTTCCTTCGTCGGAAAGCAGCGCCGGCTTCGCATCGACCAGACGTGGTATCGCGTCGATCTGCTGTTCTTCCATCGAAAGTTGCGCTGCCTGGTCATCATCGACTTGAAGCTGGGCAGCCTGACCCATGCGGACGTGGGCCAGATGCACATGTATTGCAACTACGCGAAGGAACACTGGACGTTCCCCGAGGAAAATCCGCCCGTGGGCTTGATTCTCTGCGCCGACAAGGGACATGCGCTGGCGCGCTACGCGCTGGAAGGCTTGCCGTCGAAGGTGATGGCAGCGAACTATCGGATGGTGCTACCGGATGCCGAAGTGCTGCAAAAGGAACTGGAGAACACGCGGCGGCTGATCGAATCTCGCGTGACGATTCTCCCCAAGAAGCGCAAGCGATAA
- the ggt gene encoding gamma-glutamyltransferase, which translates to MRVRRSTAALLFAAALAAAPSAWARTPTAAEDLNPEAASGSQARTLVRAPHYMMVAANPLATAAGDEMLKRGGSVVDAAIATQLVLNLVEPQSSGIGGGAFMVVYSAKDRAIVTYDSRETAPAAARPDRFLDADGKPLPFAQAVNNGMAVGVPGLLRGLEMAHKRQGKLPWADLFQPAIRLAEQGFAVSPRLHKLLAGNKELPRQPAAAAYFYAPDGSAWPVGHVLKNPAFAATLRAVAQGGADAFYQGDIARDIVAAVHAHPKPGDLALADLAGYQARQRDPVCGAYRGYELCGMGPPSSGPIAVLQMLGELEQYPMGRYAPGSVEAVHYFAEAGRLAFADRDFYVADPDFVRVPVRAMLDPAYLRARGALIQPDRSMKVALPGDPEGKLLSLARDNALEQPSTSHLVAADADGNALSMTTTIENEFGSKIFVRGFLLNNEMTDFSSSFKDPEGRLVANRVEPGKRPRSAMAPMIVLRDGKPYLLVGSPGGSAIINYVAKTIVAVLDWKLDIQAAAALPNMGSRNKETELEKGTALEALAPALERMGHPVKITDFPSGIHGIVIDADGLQGGVDPRREGLAQGG; encoded by the coding sequence ATGCGCGTGCGCCGTTCCACCGCCGCCCTCCTGTTCGCCGCCGCGCTGGCGGCGGCGCCGTCCGCCTGGGCCCGCACGCCGACCGCGGCCGAGGACCTGAACCCGGAAGCCGCCAGCGGCAGCCAGGCGCGCACACTGGTGCGCGCGCCGCACTACATGATGGTGGCGGCCAATCCGCTGGCGACCGCGGCCGGCGACGAAATGCTCAAGCGCGGCGGCAGCGTGGTGGACGCCGCCATCGCCACGCAGCTGGTGCTGAACCTGGTCGAGCCGCAATCCTCCGGCATCGGCGGCGGCGCCTTCATGGTGGTGTACTCGGCCAAGGACCGCGCCATCGTCACCTACGACAGCCGCGAAACGGCGCCCGCCGCGGCCCGGCCCGACCGCTTCCTGGATGCCGACGGCAAGCCGCTGCCGTTCGCGCAGGCGGTCAACAATGGCATGGCGGTGGGCGTGCCGGGCCTGTTGCGCGGCCTGGAGATGGCGCACAAGCGCCAGGGCAAGCTGCCGTGGGCCGACCTGTTCCAGCCCGCCATCCGGCTGGCCGAGCAGGGCTTCGCGGTCTCGCCGCGCCTGCACAAGCTGCTGGCGGGCAACAAGGAATTGCCGCGCCAGCCGGCCGCCGCGGCCTATTTCTACGCGCCCGACGGCAGCGCCTGGCCGGTCGGCCACGTGCTGAAGAATCCCGCCTTCGCGGCCACGCTGCGGGCCGTGGCGCAGGGCGGCGCGGACGCCTTCTACCAGGGCGATATCGCCCGCGACATCGTGGCGGCGGTGCACGCGCATCCCAAGCCCGGCGACCTGGCGCTGGCCGACCTGGCCGGCTACCAGGCGCGCCAGCGCGACCCGGTCTGCGGCGCCTATCGCGGCTATGAGCTGTGCGGCATGGGCCCGCCCAGCAGCGGCCCGATCGCCGTGCTGCAGATGCTCGGCGAGCTGGAGCAGTACCCCATGGGCCGCTATGCGCCCGGCAGCGTCGAGGCGGTGCACTATTTCGCCGAGGCCGGCCGGCTGGCCTTCGCCGACCGCGATTTCTACGTGGCCGATCCCGACTTTGTCCGCGTGCCGGTGCGCGCGATGCTGGACCCGGCCTACCTGCGGGCGCGCGGCGCATTGATCCAGCCCGACCGCAGCATGAAGGTGGCGCTGCCCGGCGACCCCGAAGGCAAGCTGCTGTCGCTGGCGCGTGACAACGCCCTGGAACAACCCTCGACCAGCCACCTGGTGGCGGCGGACGCGGACGGCAACGCGCTGTCGATGACCACCACCATCGAGAACGAATTCGGCAGCAAGATCTTCGTGCGCGGTTTCCTGCTGAACAACGAAATGACCGATTTCTCGTCGTCGTTCAAGGATCCGGAAGGGCGGCTGGTGGCCAATCGCGTCGAGCCCGGCAAGCGCCCGCGCAGCGCGATGGCGCCGATGATCGTGCTGCGCGATGGCAAGCCCTACCTGCTGGTGGGCTCGCCGGGCGGCAGCGCCATCATCAATTACGTCGCCAAGACCATCGTGGCCGTGCTGGACTGGAAGCTGGACATCCAGGCCGCGGCGGCCCTGCCGAACATGGGCAGCCGCAACAAGGAAACCGAGCTGGAGAAGGGCACCGCGCTGGAGGCGCTGGCGCCGGCCCTGGAGCGCATGGGACATCCGGTGAAGATCACGGACTTCCCCAGCGGCATCCATGGCATCGTGATCGATGCCGACGGCCTGCAGGGCGGGGTCGACCCGCGCCGCGAAGGGTTGGCGCAAGGCGGTTAA
- a CDS encoding Bug family tripartite tricarboxylate transporter substrate binding protein, producing MKRLFTPLLLALAAIAAVPPALAADAYPSRPVTLVVPFPPGGPTDALARRLAEKLKQPLGQTVIVENRAGAGGNIGSEYVAAAKPDGYTLLFGTSGPLAINVSLYKNQGYNPETSFAPIIRIGHLPNILVVNPSIPANNAQELIAYAKKNPDKLSYASSGNGASSHLAGILFNQMAGTRIMHIPYKGTGPALNDLLGGQVSMSFTDILTALPYIKAGKLRAIGLASAQRSDALPDLPTLSEQGLSGYDVSVFFGIVAPKGTPAETVAKLNQAFQAALSDPAIEQTLHNQGIVRAQDQTPQGLSSFITTEVPKWRTLIKSANVSID from the coding sequence ATGAAACGCCTGTTCACCCCCTTGCTGCTGGCGCTCGCCGCCATCGCCGCCGTGCCGCCCGCGCTGGCGGCCGACGCCTATCCGTCGCGCCCCGTCACGCTGGTGGTGCCGTTCCCGCCCGGCGGCCCGACCGACGCGCTGGCGCGCCGTCTGGCCGAAAAACTCAAGCAGCCGCTGGGCCAGACCGTCATCGTCGAGAACCGCGCCGGCGCCGGCGGCAACATCGGCTCCGAGTACGTGGCTGCCGCCAAGCCGGACGGCTACACCCTCCTGTTCGGCACCTCCGGCCCGCTGGCCATCAACGTCAGCCTGTACAAGAACCAGGGCTACAACCCCGAGACCAGCTTCGCGCCCATCATCCGCATCGGCCACCTGCCCAACATCCTGGTGGTGAACCCCTCGATTCCGGCCAACAACGCGCAGGAGCTGATCGCCTACGCCAAGAAGAATCCGGACAAGCTCAGCTACGCCTCGTCCGGCAACGGCGCGTCGTCGCACCTGGCCGGCATCCTGTTCAACCAGATGGCCGGCACCCGCATCATGCACATCCCGTACAAGGGCACCGGGCCGGCGCTCAACGATCTGCTGGGCGGCCAGGTGTCGATGTCGTTCACCGACATCCTGACGGCGCTGCCGTACATCAAGGCCGGCAAGCTGCGCGCCATCGGCCTGGCCAGCGCGCAGCGCTCGGACGCGCTGCCGGACCTGCCGACGCTGTCCGAACAGGGGCTGTCGGGCTATGACGTCAGCGTGTTCTTCGGCATCGTCGCGCCCAAGGGCACGCCGGCCGAGACCGTGGCCAAGCTGAACCAGGCGTTCCAGGCCGCGCTATCCGACCCCGCGATCGAACAGACCCTGCACAACCAGGGCATCGTGCGCGCCCAGGACCAGACGCCGCAGGGGCTGTCGTCCTTCATCACGACCGAAGTGCCCAAGTGGCGCACGCTCATCAAGAGCGCCAACGTTTCCATCGACTGA